From Methanoculleus oceani, a single genomic window includes:
- a CDS encoding radical SAM protein, whose protein sequence is MLKMLLNGTCAYDCAYCPVRTQREPVSYSPGEFADTFLRLWQDGLVEGLFLSSGIPRDVDCVMHDLVETGEILRRRGYGGYLHLKILPGATRADIHDAARVADRISINLETTSPDRLGGIAGVKDYRQDILKRQAWVAEEKPGGHTTQLVIGAADETDAEILSCLADQYRRVRPSRVYFSAFRSLPRTPLATHPDTPAWRARRLYQADFLLRDYGITADELRAALDEEGFFANRDPKVVLADSRMPVNVNLAPRRDLLRIPGIGPKAADRILALRRVQPFTCPADLARAGIRGQTAGRHLTFDGRDAIQTKLFP, encoded by the coding sequence ATGCTCAAGATGCTTCTCAACGGCACCTGCGCTTACGACTGCGCCTATTGCCCCGTCCGTACCCAGCGGGAGCCGGTGAGTTACTCCCCGGGAGAGTTCGCCGACACTTTCCTCCGCCTCTGGCAGGACGGGCTCGTCGAAGGGCTTTTTTTGAGCTCCGGCATCCCCCGGGACGTCGACTGCGTGATGCACGATCTCGTGGAGACGGGGGAGATCCTGCGCCGCCGGGGTTACGGCGGGTATCTCCACCTGAAGATCCTTCCCGGCGCAACCCGGGCGGATATCCACGACGCCGCCCGCGTGGCCGACCGGATCAGCATCAACCTGGAGACGACGTCGCCCGACCGCCTCGGGGGCATCGCCGGGGTGAAGGACTACCGGCAGGATATCCTGAAGCGCCAAGCCTGGGTGGCGGAGGAGAAGCCCGGCGGCCACACCACGCAGCTCGTCATCGGGGCTGCGGACGAGACCGATGCGGAGATCCTCTCCTGCCTCGCCGACCAGTACCGGCGTGTCCGGCCCTCCCGAGTCTACTTCTCGGCGTTCCGCTCCCTCCCCCGGACTCCCCTCGCAACGCACCCCGATACGCCGGCATGGCGGGCACGGCGGTTGTACCAGGCCGACTTCCTGCTCCGGGACTACGGCATCACGGCCGACGAGCTCCGGGCTGCTCTCGACGAGGAGGGGTTCTTCGCAAACCGCGACCCGAAAGTTGTTCTTGCGGACAGCAGAATGCCGGTGAACGTCAACCTCGCCCCGCGCCGCGACCTCCTCCGCATTCCCGGGATCGGGCCGAAGGCCGCGGACCGGATTCTTGCGCTGCGGAGAGTGCAGCCGTTCACCTGCCCGGCCGACCTTGCGCGTGCCGGTATCCGGGGGCAGACCGCCGGGCGCCATCTCACGTTCGACGGCCGGGACGCCATCCAGAC